A region of the Methanobrevibacter ruminantium M1 genome:
TGAAATAAACTGCGCCTCCATATTTAGGGGCCTTATTGTTTGTAAACTTGGACTTTGAAATATTTAGGTTTTTATTTGCAAATACTGCGCCTCCATGTTCGCCAGCCTTATTGGAATTGAATGTACAGCCATTAATCTTTATGTGGGTAAATGCATAGATTGCTCCTCCTCCACGGCCTTTGGCCACATTTGAGCTAAAGCTGCAATTATTTATGCTGTCCCATCCATAGTTTATGTTTATGTTCAATATATAATCTATAATAAAGTCCATATTTCCATCAATGACCTTATCTTTATAGATGTCTTTAAAGATATTTGTGCTATTTCCTATTTTAAATGAAAATACTGCTCCGGCATCTCCTCCTGCAGTGTTGTTTTTAAAATTGGAATTTTTTAAAATCATTTCGCCTACAGAATTGATGGCTCCTCCGCAGGTTTTTGCATAGTTGTTTTTGAATGTGCACTTGTTTACTGTCAGATTTCCATAGTTAAATATGGCTCCTCCATAAAGGTCTGTCTTTCCATTGGCGAATACTATATTGTTTAATGTGACCTTATTGTTTCCAGTCAATCCAAAATGAATGAGAAAGATCCTTGATGCGGACAGTCCGTTTATGGTGTGTCCGTTTCCATTGATTGTAATGCTTTTCTTGATTTCAATGCCTCTTGTGCTGAATCCTTCATCATAGCTATAATCCTTATCTAGGCTTATTGTAGCGCCATTTGGGGCAGAATTGATTTTATACTGCAAAGCGGTAAAAGTTCCATCGTCAATTGGCTCTGATTCTTTTTTAGATGAATTTATTATCTTGCTTATTACATCGCTAAGGACATCTTGAAGAGAGCTGTAATTGTTTGATTGAAGATAGCTTTTAATTCCATCCTCGATGGAAGGGTAGTTGTTTTCCTCTAGATAGTTGTTAATTTCTTTTATTAGGGTGCTGAAATTGTTTTCCTCTAGATAGTTGTTTATTTCTTTTTGTAAGGCCTTATAGCTATTTTTCAAGATATACTTGCTTATTTCCTCTTTTATGGCATTGTTATTGCTTTTCTTCAGGTAGTTGTTTATTTCTTCCTTTAGGGCAGTGTAGTTGTCTTTCTCGAGGTAGCTGTTTATTTCTTTTATTAGGTAGCTAGTGTTAATTTTTATAGGAGCAGCGTTATCTCCGTATTTTGAGCTAAACAAACTACCGTCTGCTTTTTTATTTAAATCATCATCAGATTCTTGTACTAATAAGCCCTCATCAGATTCTAGATTATTATTATCATTATCAGATTCTTGAACTAGTAAATCTTTATCTGACTCTGGATTATTATTATCATTATCAGATTCTTGGACTAGTAAATTTTTATCTGACTCTTCATTTAATTCTTTTAGATTATTATCATCTTCAAGGCTTAATAAGTCCCCATCTGCCTCTTTGATTAGATTGTCACCATCACTTATGGTTGTATCATTTATATCACTAGCTGCAACACTTGCAATAGTAAATAAACAGATAATTAAGCATAAAATGACAAAACTCTTTTTAATTTTCATGTTTTCTCCTTTTAAGCCATGAATTTTTTTATTTAAATCATGACTCCATTTCCAAATTTAAATTTTATTAATATTATATATTTTTATCTACGACTTATAAATTATTAGTATTCTTATATATTAAACAAGTAGTTAATTAAATTTTCTTTATTTTTCCACTTTTTTAAAAATTCATCATATTTTTGTATTAATGAACATTTTTTCATAAGTTAAAAATCAAAATCCATATTAATAAGATTTATTAAATTATTATTATGGAGGTTTTACATGAGTTTAAAAAGTAAAGCAAAAAAGATCGGTAAAGCAGTAATTTTCGTAAAATTGTTTGAAGATTTAATGGCAAATAAGGACAAAAGGGAAGAAGACATTGCTAAATTAAGAATACACATTGAAGAATGGAAAGCTGAAGCTCCAGATGATTTAAATGCTATTTTAGCAGCTATATTAATGAAAGCTCCAGATTCTTCACCAGATGAAATCAAAGCAGAATTCGAACAAGCTAAAGCCGAATATCATGCTGAAGATGAAGATATTCTCCCATGGTTTGAAAGCCAAATAGAAAACATTACAAAAGAGGGAGAAGAAGCTGAAGAAGAGGCTGAAGAAGAAGCAGTCGAAGTGGAAGTTACTGAAGAAGAGCCTGAAGAATAATTTTAAATTATCTTTTTAAACTCTTTCTTTTTCTTATTTTTCTATTATTTTATTTTTCTATAATTTTATTTTCCTATTTTCCTATCTTTCTATTTTTCTTTTTTTAATTAATTAATTTATATCTTTACTCTATTTTTTCAATTCTCTTTTTATTATTCTTATTTTTCCATTTAATGATGCAAGTAAGCGTTTACATTCGAAAAGCTTTATATAAATTCTTATTCAAATATTATTTGTAGAAAAGAAAAAAATTAAAAAGGACGATACTATGGATAATAAATTTATAATATTGCTTTGCTTAGTGACTGTTTCAGTTTTTATAAGTGCTTCATTTGCTTTTGGCAATGTTCTAAGCAATGCAGATAACGGATCTGTGCAAACTTACAATAGTCATAAGGATATTTCCTCTCCAAATATGGATTATAAGCATCCTGGTGAACTTATTTATGGGGGCTGTGGTGGAAATCAAAATATTCAAACCGATGGGCATATTTGCGAGAAATAAAGTTATCCGAGACGGCCTTATTTAAAAAAATCTCACATTAATGTTTTAAGATATAATATCTCTCCAAATGGCAGCGCTTATCCGGTGCTGCTAATTCTTAAAAAAAATAACTTAATTTATTCAAATGGTGGAAAATTGATTTTCCTCCATTTCATTCTTTTTTTCTTAAATTCTTATTTGTATTTTCCTAACTAGTAATCGGCTTCACTAATTTTCATTAAATGTTCTTTTTAGATGTTTAAATCATTTTTAACAATTTTATTTAAAAAATGAGCCAATAAGGATTTTATGTTTTAAGTTGTTTGCAAGGAAAATTATTAAAAAAAGCTGTAGGGGTGGTTGGCATGGAAGACATGATAAGTGTTATCAATTTGCTCTTGCAAATGATTAACGTAACTTTTGTTATGTTGATGTATTTCAAGAGCTAAGTAGGGAGGGATAGTTTATCCCTTCCTAAATTGGTAATATTATTTTGTCTTTCATATATATAAATAGTTTTTTGGAGGTAAATCATGAATTTGATATCAGTCATTATATATCTCATAATTCTTATTTTTGGAGTATGGGTGCTTTATAGGGGCTATAAAAAAGGAATGGAGTTTGGAAAGTTCCAGTATGCATTTATTGTTTGCTTAAGTGCCCTGTTTATTTGCTTGCTTTATAGCCTATTTAATTAAATTTTAATTTCCTTTTTTTCTTTTTTTTAAGACCAAACTCTTTTAGCTTTTATTTTCAATAATTGATTAACTCTTTTAACATT
Encoded here:
- a CDS encoding Ig-like domain-containing protein, whose translation is MKIKKSFVILCLIICLFTIASVAASDINDTTISDGDNLIKEADGDLLSLEDDNNLKELNEESDKNLLVQESDNDNNNPESDKDLLVQESDNDNNNLESDEGLLVQESDDDLNKKADGSLFSSKYGDNAAPIKINTSYLIKEINSYLEKDNYTALKEEINNYLKKSNNNAIKEEISKYILKNSYKALQKEINNYLEENNFSTLIKEINNYLEENNYPSIEDGIKSYLQSNNYSSLQDVLSDVISKIINSSKKESEPIDDGTFTALQYKINSAPNGATISLDKDYSYDEGFSTRGIEIKKSITINGNGHTINGLSASRIFLIHFGLTGNNKVTLNNIVFANGKTDLYGGAIFNYGNLTVNKCTFKNNYAKTCGGAINSVGEMILKNSNFKNNTAGGDAGAVFSFKIGNSTNIFKDIYKDKVIDGNMDFIIDYILNININYGWDSINNCSFSSNVAKGRGGGAIYAFTHIKINGCTFNSNKAGEHGGAVFANKNLNISKSKFTNNKAPKYGGAVYFRCHELSGSYVNKTWVSKMKYYTATIKDSIFTKNTASKGGAIYEFNHTVSDKKRLKVSKCNFTDNKASLGRDVFSGSCSNCIYFYVKISTKSVTVKKTAKSFTLTATITNGTKKLKNKKVTFKFNGKTYTTKTNSNGVAKVKIGKAVIKKLKKGKTYSVQITYLKKSAKTTVKVK